In one Rutidosis leptorrhynchoides isolate AG116_Rl617_1_P2 chromosome 8, CSIRO_AGI_Rlap_v1, whole genome shotgun sequence genomic region, the following are encoded:
- the LOC139863039 gene encoding microtubule-associated protein 70-1-like isoform X2 — protein sequence MTIRFILTEELSKVDEKLKLTESLLESKNLEIKKINDEKKASMAAQFAAEATLRRVHAAQKDDDMPPIEAILAPLEAELKLARHEIAKLQDDNKALDRLTKSKEAALLEAERTVQVALAKASLVDDLQNKNQELMKQIEICQEENKILDKMHRQKVAEVEKLTQTVRELEEAVLAGGAAANAVRDYQRKVQEMNEERKTLDRELARAKVTANRVATVVANEWKDANDKVMPVKQWLEERRFLQSEMQQLRDKLAITDRAAKSEAQLKEKYQLRLRVLEDTLRSPNTVSSSRRQSLGGADNFSKLASNGFLPKRSPSFQIRSTVPSGSSSVLRHAKGTSKSFDGGTRSLDRGKLISSGGNSPTFNIGESCVETKDNETPTNSDEKPETEDMVPGLLYDLLQKEVISLRKSSQEKDQSLKDKDDAIEMLAKKVDTLTKAMEVEAKKMRREVAAMEKEVAAMRVEKEQDNKVKRVGNSKGPVNTSQLLPARNVVRGGLTRSTQ from the exons ATGACCATACGATTTATA CTAACTGAAGAGTTGTCGAAAGTGGATGAGAAGCTAAAATTGACGGAATCTCTTCTAGAAAGCAAG AATCTTGAAATCAAGAAAATCAATGATGAGAAGAAAGCATCCATGGCAGCTCAGTTTGCAGCAGAAGCGACCTTAAGAAGGGTTCACGCAGCTCAGAAAGATGATGATATGCCTCCAATTGAGGCAATCCTTGCACCTTTAGAAGCTGAGCTCAAACTGGCCAGACACGAG ATTGCAAAGCTGCAAGATGATAATAAAGCATTAGATAGACTGACTAAATCGAAAGAGGCTGCTTTACTTGAAGCTGAGAGGACTGTACAGGTTGCCTTGGCAAAGGCATCTTTGGTTGATGATTTACAGAATAAGAATCAGGAGTTAATGAAGCAGATAGAAATTTGCCAG GAGGAAAATAAAATATTAGATAAAATGCATCGTCAAAAGGTGGCTGAGGTGGAAAAGCTTACCCAAACTGTACGGGAACTTGAGGAAGCCGTTCTTGCTGGCGGTGCAGCTGCAAATGCTGTGAGGGACTATCAACGAAAAGTTCAAGAAATGAAT GAGGAAAGAAAAACACTTGACAGAGAACTAGCTCGTGCTAAAGTTACAGCAAATAGAGTGGCAACTGTAGTAGCTAATGAATGGAAAGATGCTAATGATAAAGTGATGCCAGTAAAGCAATGGCTGGAAGAAAGAAGGTTCTTGCAG AGTGAGATGCAACAATTGAGGGACAAACTAGCTATAACTGACCGGGCTGCAAAATCTGAAGCACAACTGAAA GAAAAATATCAACTAAGGCTCAGGGTGTTGGAAGATACGTTAAGATCCCCAAACACAGTTTCTTCTTCACGGCGCCAATCTTTAGGTGGAGCTGATAACTTTTCAAAGTTGGCTTCAAATGGATTTTTACCAAAAAGGTCACCATCGTTTCAGATAAGATCGACAGTTCCATCTGGTTCCAGTTCAGTGTTAAGGCATGCAAAGGGTACCTCAAAGTCATTTGATGGTGGGACCCGATCACTTGATAGGGGTAAACTTATCTCGAGTGGCGGTAACAGTCCTACTTTCAATATCGGGGAATCATGTGTTGAAACCAAGGACAATGAAACCCCTACTAATTCGGATGAAAAACCCGAAACAGAGGATATGGTGCCGGGATTATTGTATGATTTGCTGCAGAAAGAAGTGATTTCTTTGAGGAAATCTAGTCAGGAAAAGGATCAGAGCCTTAAAGACAAGGATGATGCCATTGAG ATGTTAGCAAAGAAAGTAGATACATTAACAAAGGCTATGGAGGTTGAGGCCAAAAAGATGAGAAGGGAGGTTGCTGCAATGGAAAAGGAGGTGGCTGCCATGCGTGTTGAGAAGGAACAAGACAATAAGGTTAAACGTGTTGGGAACTCGAAGGGTCCTGTCAACACCTCTCAGTTACTTCCAGCCAG GAATGTAGTGAGAGGTGGATTAACCCGAAgcacccaataa
- the LOC139863039 gene encoding microtubule-associated protein 70-1-like isoform X1, with translation MEEVSGEGDLIGMTDSPELYDGEYNGGNVRPPICDTTPLTVSGGTGGRGSGTSSRRRATVRPSLDADDFINLLHGSDPVKLELNRLENEVRDKDRELSESQAEIKALRLSERLREKAVEELTEELSKVDEKLKLTESLLESKNLEIKKINDEKKASMAAQFAAEATLRRVHAAQKDDDMPPIEAILAPLEAELKLARHEIAKLQDDNKALDRLTKSKEAALLEAERTVQVALAKASLVDDLQNKNQELMKQIEICQEENKILDKMHRQKVAEVEKLTQTVRELEEAVLAGGAAANAVRDYQRKVQEMNEERKTLDRELARAKVTANRVATVVANEWKDANDKVMPVKQWLEERRFLQSEMQQLRDKLAITDRAAKSEAQLKEKYQLRLRVLEDTLRSPNTVSSSRRQSLGGADNFSKLASNGFLPKRSPSFQIRSTVPSGSSSVLRHAKGTSKSFDGGTRSLDRGKLISSGGNSPTFNIGESCVETKDNETPTNSDEKPETEDMVPGLLYDLLQKEVISLRKSSQEKDQSLKDKDDAIEMLAKKVDTLTKAMEVEAKKMRREVAAMEKEVAAMRVEKEQDNKVKRVGNSKGPVNTSQLLPARNVVRGGLTRSTQ, from the exons ATGGAAGAGGTTTCCGGAGAAGGTGATTTGATCGGAATGACGGACTCGCCGGAGTTGTATGACGGAGAGTACAACGGCGGCAATGTACGGCCTCCGATTTGTGATACGACGCCGTTGACGGTTTCTGGTGGAACCGGAGGAAGAGGTTCAGGTACAAGTAGTCGTAGGAGAGCTACTGTGAGGCCGAGCTTAGATGCTGATGATTTTATAAATCTGCTTCACGGTTCGGATCCGGTGAAACTTGAGCTTAATCGGTTGGAAAATGAAGTTAGAG ATAAGGATCGAGAATTAAGTGAATCACAAGCTGAGATCAAAGCACTCAGGCTCTCTGAACGCCTGAGAGAGAAAGCTGTTGAAGAG CTAACTGAAGAGTTGTCGAAAGTGGATGAGAAGCTAAAATTGACGGAATCTCTTCTAGAAAGCAAG AATCTTGAAATCAAGAAAATCAATGATGAGAAGAAAGCATCCATGGCAGCTCAGTTTGCAGCAGAAGCGACCTTAAGAAGGGTTCACGCAGCTCAGAAAGATGATGATATGCCTCCAATTGAGGCAATCCTTGCACCTTTAGAAGCTGAGCTCAAACTGGCCAGACACGAG ATTGCAAAGCTGCAAGATGATAATAAAGCATTAGATAGACTGACTAAATCGAAAGAGGCTGCTTTACTTGAAGCTGAGAGGACTGTACAGGTTGCCTTGGCAAAGGCATCTTTGGTTGATGATTTACAGAATAAGAATCAGGAGTTAATGAAGCAGATAGAAATTTGCCAG GAGGAAAATAAAATATTAGATAAAATGCATCGTCAAAAGGTGGCTGAGGTGGAAAAGCTTACCCAAACTGTACGGGAACTTGAGGAAGCCGTTCTTGCTGGCGGTGCAGCTGCAAATGCTGTGAGGGACTATCAACGAAAAGTTCAAGAAATGAAT GAGGAAAGAAAAACACTTGACAGAGAACTAGCTCGTGCTAAAGTTACAGCAAATAGAGTGGCAACTGTAGTAGCTAATGAATGGAAAGATGCTAATGATAAAGTGATGCCAGTAAAGCAATGGCTGGAAGAAAGAAGGTTCTTGCAG AGTGAGATGCAACAATTGAGGGACAAACTAGCTATAACTGACCGGGCTGCAAAATCTGAAGCACAACTGAAA GAAAAATATCAACTAAGGCTCAGGGTGTTGGAAGATACGTTAAGATCCCCAAACACAGTTTCTTCTTCACGGCGCCAATCTTTAGGTGGAGCTGATAACTTTTCAAAGTTGGCTTCAAATGGATTTTTACCAAAAAGGTCACCATCGTTTCAGATAAGATCGACAGTTCCATCTGGTTCCAGTTCAGTGTTAAGGCATGCAAAGGGTACCTCAAAGTCATTTGATGGTGGGACCCGATCACTTGATAGGGGTAAACTTATCTCGAGTGGCGGTAACAGTCCTACTTTCAATATCGGGGAATCATGTGTTGAAACCAAGGACAATGAAACCCCTACTAATTCGGATGAAAAACCCGAAACAGAGGATATGGTGCCGGGATTATTGTATGATTTGCTGCAGAAAGAAGTGATTTCTTTGAGGAAATCTAGTCAGGAAAAGGATCAGAGCCTTAAAGACAAGGATGATGCCATTGAG ATGTTAGCAAAGAAAGTAGATACATTAACAAAGGCTATGGAGGTTGAGGCCAAAAAGATGAGAAGGGAGGTTGCTGCAATGGAAAAGGAGGTGGCTGCCATGCGTGTTGAGAAGGAACAAGACAATAAGGTTAAACGTGTTGGGAACTCGAAGGGTCCTGTCAACACCTCTCAGTTACTTCCAGCCAG GAATGTAGTGAGAGGTGGATTAACCCGAAgcacccaataa